In a single window of the Danio aesculapii chromosome 20, fDanAes4.1, whole genome shotgun sequence genome:
- the LOC130248059 gene encoding protein FAM177A1 translates to MQTNEPLEDIRDTSVKRIYFSSGETLTDEDSEEEEDLHQAASCVSEPGNWTWKDHSRIWGSRFLKKSLQCCDFLGERMAGLLGLNAAKYQYAIDHHRDHKGDAGAEPCSTNTSMNEEKINLSQMANKQYGATNTADATQKHTPQCKGEQNEGFNSIE, encoded by the exons ATGCAGACTAAT GAGCCGCTGGAAGATATCAGAGATACATCGGTGAAGCGCATTTATTTCTCCAGTGGAGAAACTCTGACAGATGAAGacagtgaggaagaggaggatcTTCATCAAGCAGCATCATGCGTTTCTGAGCCG ggAAACTGGACATGGAAAGATCATTCTCGGATTTGGGGATCGCGTTTTTTAAAGAAGTCTTTGCAAT GCTGTGATTTCCTTGGAGAGAGAATGGCTGGTTTGCTGGGTCTGAATGCTGCCAAATATCAATATGCCATTGACCATCACAGAGATCATAAG GGCGATGCTGGAGCAGAGCCTTGTAGTACGAACACCAGCATGAATGAGGAGAAAATCAATCTGTCACAAATGGCAAACAAACAATACGGAGCCACAAATACAGCAGACgcgacacagaaacacacaccacAGTGTAAAGGAGAACAGAATGAAGGATTCAACTCTATCGAATGA